In one window of Pseudomonas benzenivorans DNA:
- the pilO gene encoding type 4a pilus biogenesis protein PilO yields the protein MSLSDSLDSLRKIDVNDLDFNNVGSWPAAVKFSTGLLLLLVVLALGYNFHLKDLQAQLTVQEGEEVALKEQFATKAFQAANLEAYKEQMKEMEVSFGALLKQLPSDTEVPGLLEDITRTGLGSGLEFEEIKLLPEVTQQFYIELPIQIKVVGAYHDLATFVSGVASLPRIVTLHDFELVPASAESTSKLRMNILAKTYRYNDKGVQ from the coding sequence ATGAGCCTGAGTGACTCGCTGGATAGTCTGCGGAAGATTGATGTCAATGACTTGGATTTTAACAATGTCGGGTCTTGGCCGGCGGCGGTAAAGTTCAGTACTGGACTTTTATTGCTGCTGGTGGTGTTGGCGCTGGGCTACAACTTTCACCTGAAGGATTTGCAGGCGCAGTTGACGGTTCAGGAGGGCGAAGAAGTAGCGCTCAAGGAGCAGTTTGCTACAAAGGCGTTTCAGGCCGCCAACCTGGAAGCTTATAAAGAGCAAATGAAGGAGATGGAAGTTTCCTTTGGTGCATTGCTAAAGCAGCTGCCGAGTGATACCGAGGTCCCAGGGTTGCTTGAGGACATAACTCGTACTGGCTTGGGGAGTGGGCTGGAGTTCGAGGAGATCAAGCTTCTGCCTGAGGTGACCCAGCAGTTCTACATTGAGTTGCCTATTCAGATAAAGGTGGTGGGTGCTTATCACGATCTTGCGACCTTTGTCAGTGGCGTTGCCAGTCTGCCGCGTATTGTAACCTTGCATGACTTTGAGCTTGTGCCTGCGAGTGCGGAAAGCACTTCCAAGCTACGCATGAATATCCTGGCAAAAACCTACCGCTATAACGATAAGGGGGTGCAGTAA
- a CDS encoding penicillin-binding protein 1A, translated as MRLLKFFCWSCVAVFCGLLLSLSGAFLYLSPNLPSVESLRSIQLQIPLRVYSSDAKLIAEFGEMRRSPVAFADIPADFTNALLAAEDDNFANHYGVDVTSLMRAATQILKSGQIQSGGSTITMQVAKNFFLTSERSFSRKINEILLALQIERELSKSEILELYVNKIYLGNRAYGIEAAAQVYYGKSIRDLSLAQMAMIAGLPKAPSRFNPLVNPARAKERRDWILGRMLLLGRIDQQRYAAALAEPIDASYHVPTPEIVAPYVAEMVRAEMVGRFGSDAYTEGFNVTTTVPSDLQDAANRAVREGLIAYDQRHGYRGPESRLPGMTMDTWRRELTKQSSLGGLEPAIVTQVETSGILVLTRSGKEEAVAWDSMKWARPFLSTNSLGPRPKQPADVAQIGDLIRVQRQADGSLSFVQLPAAQSALVSLDPRNGAIRALVGGFSFEQSNYNRAAQAKRQPGSSFKPFIYSAALDSGYTAASLVNDAPIVFVDDYLDQVWRPKNDNNTFLGPIRLREALYKSRNLVSIRLLQAIGIEYTLDYVSRFGFDKQDLPRNLSLALGTANLAPLEVASGWTSFANGGYKIQPYLIERIEDRQGQLLFAATPASVPNTTPAQESTAEDGLLATAQAARPTLPEPVVAERIIDERTAYIMTSMLQDVIKRGTGRRAMALGRSDLAGKTGTTNESKDSWFSGYNADYVTTVWAGFDQPESLGRHEYGGTVALPIWMSYMGEALKDKPSHPPLEPSGLLTLRIDPHSGRTALPGTPDAYFELFKSEDSPPPMSELDPSLGIPGSPLPADEVAPLDLF; from the coding sequence ATGCGTCTGCTGAAGTTTTTCTGCTGGTCCTGTGTCGCCGTTTTTTGCGGGCTGTTACTCAGTTTGAGCGGCGCGTTCCTCTATCTTAGCCCCAACCTACCTTCCGTCGAGTCGCTGCGCAGCATCCAGCTGCAGATCCCCCTGCGGGTCTACAGCAGTGATGCCAAGCTGATCGCGGAGTTCGGTGAGATGCGTCGCTCCCCCGTCGCTTTCGCCGACATACCTGCAGATTTCACCAACGCGCTGCTGGCCGCCGAAGACGACAATTTTGCCAACCATTATGGCGTCGACGTTACCAGCCTGATGCGCGCTGCCACGCAAATATTGAAAAGCGGGCAGATCCAGTCCGGCGGCAGCACCATCACCATGCAGGTGGCGAAGAATTTCTTCCTCACCAGCGAGCGAAGCTTCTCGCGCAAGATCAACGAAATACTCCTCGCCCTGCAGATCGAGCGGGAGCTGAGCAAGAGCGAGATCCTCGAGCTTTACGTCAACAAGATCTACCTCGGCAACCGGGCTTACGGCATCGAAGCCGCCGCCCAGGTCTACTACGGCAAGTCGATCCGCGATCTGAGCCTGGCGCAGATGGCGATGATCGCCGGCCTGCCGAAAGCCCCCTCGCGCTTCAATCCTTTGGTCAACCCCGCCCGTGCCAAGGAGCGACGCGACTGGATTCTCGGTCGTATGCTCCTGCTCGGCCGGATCGACCAGCAACGCTACGCAGCCGCCCTGGCCGAACCTATAGACGCCAGCTATCACGTGCCCACGCCGGAAATCGTCGCCCCCTACGTGGCGGAAATGGTCCGCGCCGAGATGGTCGGACGCTTCGGCAGCGATGCCTATACCGAAGGCTTCAATGTCACCACCACGGTGCCCAGCGACCTGCAGGACGCTGCTAACCGCGCGGTGCGCGAAGGCCTGATTGCCTATGATCAGCGCCACGGCTACCGCGGCCCGGAAAGCCGGTTACCCGGCATGACCATGGACACCTGGCGCCGCGAACTGACCAAGCAGAGCTCGCTGGGCGGCCTCGAGCCGGCCATCGTCACCCAGGTCGAAACCAGCGGCATCCTCGTGCTCACCCGCAGCGGCAAGGAAGAAGCGGTCGCCTGGGACAGCATGAAATGGGCGCGCCCCTTTCTCAGCACCAACAGCCTCGGGCCACGCCCCAAGCAGCCGGCCGACGTGGCTCAGATCGGCGACCTGATCCGCGTGCAGCGCCAGGCCGATGGCAGCCTGAGCTTCGTTCAGCTGCCGGCCGCACAGAGCGCCCTGGTCTCTCTGGACCCGCGCAACGGAGCGATCCGCGCCCTGGTCGGCGGCTTCTCCTTCGAGCAGAGCAACTATAATCGCGCCGCCCAAGCCAAGCGCCAGCCAGGCTCGAGCTTCAAGCCATTCATCTATAGCGCCGCGCTGGACAGCGGCTACACCGCCGCCAGCCTGGTCAACGACGCGCCCATCGTATTCGTCGACGACTACCTCGATCAGGTCTGGCGTCCCAAGAACGACAACAACACCTTCCTCGGGCCGATCCGCCTGCGCGAAGCCCTGTACAAGTCCCGCAACCTGGTGTCGATCCGCCTGCTGCAAGCCATCGGCATCGAATACACACTGGACTACGTCAGTCGCTTCGGCTTCGACAAACAGGACCTGCCGCGCAATCTATCCCTGGCGCTGGGCACGGCCAACCTGGCCCCGCTGGAGGTGGCCAGCGGCTGGACCAGCTTCGCCAACGGCGGCTACAAGATTCAGCCCTACCTGATCGAGCGCATCGAAGACCGCCAAGGCCAGCTGCTGTTCGCCGCCACCCCGGCCAGCGTGCCGAACACTACCCCGGCACAGGAGAGCACGGCCGAGGACGGCCTGCTCGCCACCGCCCAGGCGGCTCGGCCCACCCTGCCCGAGCCGGTCGTCGCCGAACGCATTATCGATGAACGCACCGCTTACATCATGACCAGCATGCTGCAGGACGTGATCAAGCGCGGGACGGGGCGCCGCGCCATGGCCCTGGGTCGCAGCGACCTGGCCGGCAAGACCGGCACCACCAACGAGTCCAAGGACAGCTGGTTCTCCGGCTACAACGCCGACTACGTGACCACCGTATGGGCCGGCTTCGACCAGCCGGAGAGCCTCGGCCGCCACGAGTATGGCGGCACGGTCGCGCTGCCGATCTGGATGAGCTATATGGGCGAAGCCCTCAAGGACAAGCCCAGCCATCCGCCACTAGAACCGAGCGGCCTGCTGACCCTGCGCATCGACCCGCACAGCGGGCGCACGGCATTGCCGGGCACCCCGGACGCCTACTTCGAACTATTCAAGAGCGAGGACTCGCCGCCACCGATGAGCGAACTCGACCCGAGCCTGGGCATTCCAGGCAGCCCGCTGCCCGCCGACGAGGTCGCGCCGCTGGACCTGTTCTAA
- a CDS encoding M48 family metalloprotease: MRCALLLLGGLLLAGCALNPATGRNDFVMMSERQELELGQRYNQEILKQYPRYADEKLQAYVQQVGERVARHSHRSQLNYQFTVVDSPDINAFALPGGYIYIHRGLLAYLNSEAELAAVLGHEVGHVTARHSVQQQSQSSAWNILGQAVAIGTGIGAAADLTNVLGGAFVRGYGRDMELEADGLGAQYLARSGYDPQAMIEVVKVLKAQEDFARDQAARRGQTRQSSGYHGLFDTHPDNDRRLQQVLGPARALASGSQVVKREAFLEHLEGLPFGDSAATGVRRGQRFYHGELDFTLGVPDGWTLNNRPDALIGLAGDGQAVIALTLVDNPKGLGAAQLLRERAGTQRLVAQQALQQAGLQGHSAIIPGSAPRRVAVLLHGGRAYLFVAAVRGEASLQSRDSQFLEVIGSFRPLAAAERKLAEPLRLRVVRARAGQSLAALAKQSRLPGDAEASLRLLNNLYPVGEPRPGDRLKIVR, translated from the coding sequence ATGCGTTGTGCGCTGCTGTTATTGGGGGGGCTGCTGCTCGCCGGTTGCGCGCTGAACCCGGCGACCGGGCGCAACGATTTCGTGATGATGAGCGAGCGCCAGGAGCTGGAGCTGGGCCAGCGCTACAACCAGGAGATCCTCAAGCAGTACCCGCGTTATGCCGACGAGAAACTGCAGGCCTATGTGCAGCAGGTCGGCGAGCGGGTCGCCCGGCACAGTCATCGCAGCCAGCTCAACTACCAGTTCACCGTGGTGGACAGTCCCGATATCAATGCCTTCGCCCTGCCCGGCGGCTACATCTATATCCACCGTGGCCTGCTGGCCTACCTCAATTCCGAAGCCGAGCTGGCGGCCGTGCTCGGCCACGAAGTGGGGCACGTCACTGCGCGCCACAGCGTGCAGCAGCAGAGCCAGTCGAGCGCCTGGAACATCCTCGGCCAGGCGGTGGCTATCGGCACGGGTATCGGCGCCGCCGCCGACCTGACCAATGTGCTGGGCGGCGCCTTCGTCCGTGGCTACGGCCGCGACATGGAGCTGGAGGCGGATGGCCTGGGGGCGCAGTATCTGGCGCGCAGCGGCTACGACCCGCAGGCGATGATCGAGGTGGTCAAGGTGCTCAAGGCGCAGGAGGACTTCGCCCGCGACCAGGCGGCCCGGCGTGGCCAGACGCGGCAGAGCAGCGGCTATCACGGGCTGTTCGATACCCATCCGGATAACGACCGGCGCCTGCAGCAGGTGCTGGGGCCGGCGCGGGCACTGGCGAGCGGCAGTCAGGTGGTCAAGCGCGAGGCCTTTCTCGAGCATCTGGAGGGGTTGCCGTTCGGCGACTCGGCGGCCACCGGTGTGCGCCGGGGCCAGCGCTTCTATCATGGCGAGCTGGATTTCACCCTGGGCGTCCCCGACGGCTGGACCCTCAACAATCGCCCGGACGCGCTGATCGGCCTCGCCGGCGATGGGCAGGCAGTCATCGCCCTGACCCTGGTGGACAACCCCAAGGGCCTCGGTGCCGCGCAGTTGCTGCGCGAGCGGGCCGGCACTCAGCGCCTGGTGGCGCAGCAGGCTTTGCAGCAGGCCGGCTTGCAGGGCCATAGCGCGATCATTCCCGGCAGTGCCCCGCGGCGTGTGGCGGTACTGCTGCACGGGGGGCGTGCCTATCTGTTCGTCGCCGCGGTGCGCGGTGAGGCTTCGCTGCAAAGCCGCGATAGCCAGTTTCTCGAGGTGATCGGCAGCTTCCGACCCTTGGCCGCCGCCGAGCGCAAGCTGGCCGAACCGCTGCGCCTGCGGGTGGTGCGGGCCCGGGCGGGGCAAAGCCTGGCCGCCCTGGCCAAGCAAAGCCGGTTGCCGGGCGATGCCGAGGCGAGCCTGCGCCTGCTCAACAATCTCTATCCGGTGGGCGAGCCGCGACCCGGCGATCGGCTCAAGATCGTGCGCTAG
- a CDS encoding primosomal protein N': protein MPAAILRLALPSPLRRLFDYRAPPGVPRSALQPGMRLRVPFGRRELIGILIEIGDSSEVPADKLKPALELLDSQPPLPPALFKLCLWTAQYYQHSLGDTLSWALPVLLRQGEPAEARQERFWLLNDGARMDDPRLARAPRQREALKTIAQHPHGVPHQLLGQLQLNKDSLELLRDKGLVRIEVRRHAARERHGSWLAQPELALNAEQQIAERAVREGFGRFGAFLLAGVTGSGKTEVYLQLIRATLEAGKQALVLIPEINLGPQTLARFERRFNARIALLHSAVNDRERLDAWLAARDGEADIIIGTRSALFTPMRRPGLIIIDEEHDASYKQQEGLRYHARDLALVRARQESVPILLGSATPSLESLHNAHSGRYRLLCLERRAGGAQPPRFLRLDVKSLPLDSGISGPLQQAIRQTLEAGQQVLVFLNRRGFAPTLLCHDCGWLSECPRCDARMTVHQRSNELRCHHCGHTQRRPSHCPKCQRLDLRPVGAGTERAEERLATLFPQTPVLRVDRDSTARKDAMHGLFERVQRGEPCILVGTQMLAKGHHFPRVTLVAILDADGGLFSADFRASERMAQLIVQVAGRAGRAEEPGRVIIQSHLADHPLLVQLTEQGYFAFAEQALGERRGAGLPPFCHLALLRAEAHKPGQAEGFLDEACSEAELLLNELQLEGIELLGPVPAPMERRAGRYRAQLLLQSGARAPLHRLLHVWLAALERMPGGRTVRWSLDVDPIDLF from the coding sequence GTGCCCGCCGCCATCCTGCGTCTCGCCCTGCCCTCACCGCTGCGCCGCCTGTTCGACTACCGCGCCCCGCCCGGCGTGCCGCGCAGCGCCCTGCAGCCGGGCATGCGCCTGCGCGTACCCTTCGGCCGCCGCGAGCTGATCGGTATCCTCATCGAGATCGGCGACAGCAGCGAGGTGCCGGCGGACAAGCTCAAGCCCGCCCTGGAACTGCTCGACAGCCAGCCTCCGCTGCCGCCGGCGCTATTCAAGCTGTGCCTGTGGACGGCCCAGTACTACCAGCACAGCCTCGGCGACACCCTCAGCTGGGCCCTGCCGGTGCTGTTACGCCAGGGCGAGCCCGCCGAGGCGCGCCAGGAGCGCTTCTGGTTGCTCAACGACGGTGCCCGCATGGACGACCCGCGCCTGGCCCGGGCCCCGCGCCAGCGCGAGGCACTCAAGACCATCGCCCAGCACCCCCACGGCGTGCCCCACCAACTGCTCGGCCAGCTGCAGCTGAACAAGGACAGCCTGGAGCTGTTGCGGGACAAGGGCCTGGTGCGCATCGAGGTGCGCCGCCACGCCGCCAGGGAGCGCCACGGCAGCTGGCTGGCCCAGCCGGAGCTGGCGCTGAACGCCGAGCAGCAGATCGCGGAGCGCGCGGTGCGCGAGGGTTTCGGCCGCTTCGGCGCCTTCCTCCTGGCGGGGGTGACCGGCAGCGGCAAGACCGAGGTCTACCTGCAACTGATCCGCGCCACCCTGGAGGCCGGCAAGCAGGCCCTGGTGCTGATCCCCGAGATCAACCTGGGGCCGCAGACCCTGGCGCGCTTCGAACGGCGCTTCAACGCCCGCATCGCCCTGCTGCACTCGGCGGTGAACGACCGCGAGCGCCTGGACGCCTGGCTGGCGGCGCGCGACGGCGAGGCCGACATCATCATCGGCACCCGCTCGGCGCTGTTCACCCCGATGCGGCGCCCGGGGCTGATCATCATCGACGAGGAACACGACGCCTCCTATAAACAGCAGGAGGGCCTGCGCTACCACGCCCGCGACCTGGCCCTGGTGCGCGCCCGCCAGGAGAGCGTGCCGATCCTGCTCGGCTCGGCCACGCCCTCGCTGGAAAGCCTGCACAATGCCCACAGCGGCCGCTACCGCCTGCTGTGCCTGGAGCGACGCGCCGGCGGCGCCCAGCCGCCGCGCTTCCTGCGCCTGGACGTGAAGAGCCTGCCGCTCGACTCCGGCATCTCCGGGCCGCTGCAGCAGGCCATCCGCCAGACCCTGGAAGCCGGCCAGCAGGTGCTGGTGTTCCTCAACCGCCGGGGCTTCGCCCCGACCCTGCTGTGCCACGACTGCGGCTGGCTGTCGGAGTGCCCGCGCTGCGACGCCCGCATGACCGTGCACCAGCGCTCCAACGAGCTGCGCTGCCACCACTGCGGTCACACGCAGCGCCGGCCCAGCCACTGCCCCAAGTGCCAGAGACTCGACCTGCGCCCGGTCGGGGCCGGCACCGAGCGCGCCGAGGAACGCCTGGCGACCCTGTTCCCCCAGACCCCGGTGCTGCGTGTCGACCGCGACAGCACGGCGCGCAAGGATGCGATGCACGGCCTGTTCGAGCGCGTCCAGCGCGGCGAGCCGTGCATTCTGGTCGGCACCCAGATGCTCGCCAAGGGCCATCACTTCCCCCGGGTCACCCTGGTGGCCATCCTCGATGCCGACGGCGGCCTGTTCTCCGCAGACTTCCGCGCCAGCGAGCGCATGGCCCAGCTGATCGTCCAGGTCGCCGGCCGTGCCGGCCGCGCCGAGGAGCCCGGCCGGGTGATCATCCAGAGCCACCTGGCCGACCACCCCCTGCTGGTACAGCTGACCGAGCAGGGCTACTTCGCCTTCGCCGAGCAGGCCCTGGGCGAGCGCCGTGGCGCCGGCCTGCCGCCCTTCTGCCACCTGGCCCTGCTGCGCGCCGAGGCGCACAAGCCGGGTCAGGCCGAGGGTTTTCTCGACGAGGCCTGCAGCGAGGCCGAGTTGCTGCTGAACGAACTGCAACTCGAGGGCATCGAACTGCTCGGCCCGGTACCGGCGCCGATGGAGCGCCGCGCCGGCCGCTACCGCGCCCAGCTGCTGCTGCAGAGCGGCGCCCGGGCGCCGCTGCACCGTCTGCTGCACGTCTGGCTGGCGGCCCTGGAGCGGATGCCCGGCGGCCGCACGGTGCGCTGGTCGCTGGATGTCGACCCGATCGATCTGTTCTGA
- the pilN gene encoding type 4a pilus biogenesis protein PilN, translating to MARINLLPWREQLREERKQRFLVTLGGVLVVAAGVVFLGDQYLNGAIEEQNARNEFVRKEIAVLDARIKEISELKTRRQQLLERMKIIQDLQGNRPIIGRVFDQLVRTLPDGVYFTGLKLTGKNIAIVGAAESNNRVSNLMRNLDSSEWLEAPNLTEVKAVTAGMVDQANVFQLTVQQTQPGLEAEEAKQ from the coding sequence ATGGCGCGGATTAACCTACTTCCATGGCGCGAACAGTTACGTGAGGAGCGCAAGCAGCGATTCTTGGTCACGCTCGGCGGTGTCCTGGTGGTTGCGGCTGGCGTGGTCTTCCTGGGCGACCAGTATTTGAATGGCGCAATCGAAGAGCAAAATGCGCGCAACGAGTTCGTGCGCAAGGAAATTGCGGTGCTGGATGCCCGGATCAAGGAGATTAGTGAGCTGAAGACCCGTCGCCAGCAGCTGTTGGAACGGATGAAAATCATTCAGGACTTGCAGGGCAATAGGCCGATCATTGGCCGAGTGTTCGATCAGTTGGTCAGGACCTTGCCGGATGGTGTCTATTTTACTGGGCTCAAACTGACGGGTAAGAACATCGCGATTGTAGGTGCTGCCGAGTCGAACAATCGGGTTTCCAATCTCATGCGTAACCTGGATTCGTCTGAGTGGCTGGAGGCTCCCAACTTGACGGAGGTTAAGGCCGTCACGGCAGGTATGGTCGATCAGGCCAATGTATTCCAGTTGACCGTGCAGCAGACGCAGCCTGGTCTAGAGGCTGAGGAGGCCAAGCAATGA
- a CDS encoding thermonuclease family protein, which produces MACSALLRKASLVGAFFVSAFYLAPALALCPPSGPLQSVQVQRVVDGDTLRLADGRSVRLIGLNSPELGRDGRSAEPYAEAARRRLDELVSASGRRIGLQLGREARDRYGRTLAHGFDARGRNLEAQLLAEGLGYLVAIAPNLALLDCQRAAEQQARQAHAGLWRQPPLRSPQQLSRGGFALVRGRVERVERNGGGVWLELDGPLVLQVAPKALAHFDVQRLQRLAGMRVEARGWVVDRSRRGGVKPGKARWLLPLSHEAMLEVLR; this is translated from the coding sequence ATGGCTTGTTCCGCGCTACTGAGAAAGGCGTCCCTAGTGGGCGCCTTTTTCGTTTCCGCGTTTTACCTGGCGCCGGCGCTGGCCTTGTGCCCGCCGTCGGGGCCGCTGCAGAGCGTGCAGGTGCAGCGGGTGGTGGACGGCGACACCCTGCGTCTGGCCGACGGGCGCAGCGTGCGCCTGATCGGTCTGAACAGTCCGGAACTGGGGCGCGATGGCCGCTCCGCCGAGCCCTACGCCGAGGCGGCGAGGCGCCGTCTCGATGAGCTGGTGAGCGCCAGCGGGCGGCGTATCGGTCTGCAGCTCGGGCGCGAGGCCAGGGATCGCTACGGCCGTACCCTGGCCCACGGTTTCGATGCACGGGGACGCAATCTCGAGGCGCAGCTGTTGGCCGAGGGGCTCGGCTACCTGGTGGCCATCGCCCCCAACCTGGCCTTGCTCGACTGCCAGCGGGCGGCCGAGCAGCAGGCGCGGCAGGCGCATGCCGGTTTGTGGCGCCAGCCGCCGCTGCGTTCGCCGCAGCAGCTGAGCCGCGGCGGCTTCGCCCTGGTCCGGGGCCGGGTCGAACGGGTCGAGCGCAATGGCGGCGGCGTCTGGCTGGAGCTCGACGGCCCGCTGGTGCTGCAGGTGGCGCCCAAGGCCCTGGCGCACTTCGATGTGCAGCGCTTGCAGCGCCTGGCCGGCATGCGGGTCGAGGCCCGCGGCTGGGTGGTTGACCGCTCGCGGCGCGGCGGCGTAAAACCGGGGAAGGCCCGTTGGCTGTTGCCGTTGAGCCATGAGGCGATGCTGGAGGTGCTGCGATGA
- a CDS encoding pilus assembly protein PilM produces MLGLFNKNANTLLGIDISSTSVKLLELSRSGSRYKVEAYAVEPLPPNAVVEKNIAELEGVGQALTRVLSKARSGVKSVAVAVAGSAVITKTIEMEAGLSDDDLENQLKIEADQYIPYPLEEVAIDFEVQGPSPRNPDRVEVLLAACRKENVEVREAALALSGLTAKVVDVEAYALERAYGLLAEQLGGGQEVLTVAVVDIGATMTTLSVLHDGRTIYTREQLFGGKQLTEEIQRRYGLSVEEAGLAKKQGGLPDDYDSEVLQPFKEAVVQQVSRSLQFFFAAGQFNDVDYILLAGGTASIPDLDRLIQQKIGTQTLVANPFADMALGSRVNAGALASDAPSLMIACGLALRSFD; encoded by the coding sequence GTGCTAGGGCTCTTCAATAAGAATGCGAATACGCTGCTGGGGATCGATATCAGTTCGACCTCGGTCAAGCTCCTCGAGTTGAGTCGCTCCGGAAGCCGCTACAAGGTAGAGGCTTACGCTGTCGAGCCACTCCCCCCAAATGCTGTGGTCGAGAAGAACATCGCCGAGTTGGAAGGCGTTGGTCAGGCGCTTACGCGCGTGTTGAGCAAGGCCAGGAGCGGCGTGAAATCGGTCGCCGTGGCGGTGGCCGGCTCGGCAGTGATCACCAAGACCATCGAGATGGAGGCCGGGCTTTCCGACGATGACCTCGAGAATCAGCTGAAGATCGAGGCTGATCAGTACATCCCCTATCCCCTCGAAGAAGTGGCGATCGACTTCGAAGTGCAAGGGCCTTCGCCGCGCAACCCCGACCGTGTCGAGGTACTCCTCGCAGCCTGTCGCAAGGAGAACGTCGAGGTTCGAGAGGCCGCGCTGGCCCTGTCCGGCTTGACCGCCAAGGTGGTCGACGTCGAAGCCTATGCCCTGGAGCGCGCCTACGGCCTGCTTGCGGAGCAACTGGGCGGCGGGCAAGAGGTGCTGACAGTGGCGGTGGTCGATATCGGTGCGACCATGACGACCCTGAGCGTCCTGCATGATGGGCGGACCATCTATACGCGCGAGCAACTGTTCGGGGGCAAGCAGCTGACTGAGGAGATCCAGCGGCGTTACGGGCTGTCGGTTGAGGAAGCTGGGCTCGCCAAGAAGCAGGGAGGCCTTCCAGACGACTATGACAGTGAGGTGTTGCAGCCGTTCAAGGAGGCTGTCGTACAGCAGGTCTCGCGCTCCTTGCAGTTCTTCTTCGCGGCGGGCCAGTTCAATGATGTCGACTACATCCTCCTGGCTGGCGGGACGGCCTCCATCCCGGATCTGGATCGGCTGATACAGCAGAAGATCGGTACTCAAACGCTGGTGGCCAATCCGTTCGCGGACATGGCTCTGGGCAGCAGAGTCAATGCCGGGGCATTGGCCAGCGACGCTCCGTCATTGATGATTGCCTGTGGGCTGGCGCTGAGGAGTTTTGACTAA
- the rpmE gene encoding 50S ribosomal protein L31 — MKADIHPTYEAITATCSCGNVIETRSTLGKPLSLDVCNECHPFYTGKQKMLDTGGRVDRFKQRFGMFGSAK; from the coding sequence ATGAAAGCCGATATCCACCCGACTTACGAAGCCATCACCGCCACCTGCAGCTGCGGCAACGTGATCGAGACCCGCTCCACCCTGGGCAAGCCGCTGAGCCTGGACGTGTGCAACGAGTGCCACCCGTTCTACACCGGCAAGCAGAAGATGCTGGATACCGGCGGCCGCGTCGATCGCTTCAAGCAGCGTTTCGGCATGTTCGGTTCTGCCAAGTAA
- a CDS encoding malic enzyme-like NAD(P)-binding protein, whose protein sequence is MSDLKTAALEYHAQPRPGKLSVELTKPTATARDLSLAYSPGVAEPVREIARDPELAYRYTGKGNLVAVISDGTAILGLGDLGPLASKPVMEGKGVLFKRFAGIDVFDIEVDSESPQAFIDTVKRISITFGGINLEDIKAPECFEIERALIEQCDIPVFHDDQHGTAIVTAAGMLNALEIAGKNLETAKIVCLGAGAAAVSCMKLLVSMGAQVENIYMIDRKGVIHAGRDDLNQYKAVFATETEKRTLADALEGADVFVGLSGANLLSQEDLQRMAANPIVFACSNPDPEIKPELAHEVRSDVIMATGRSDYPNQVNNVLGFPFIFRGALDVRATRINEEMKIAAALALRDLAKLPVPQEVCDAYGGIKLEFGREYIIPKPMDPRLITLVCDAVAKAAIETGVATQPYPKHYPLKSVDEVFNG, encoded by the coding sequence ATGTCTGATCTGAAAACCGCCGCTCTCGAGTATCACGCGCAACCCCGCCCCGGGAAACTGAGTGTCGAGCTGACCAAGCCCACTGCAACCGCCCGCGACCTGTCGTTGGCCTACAGCCCGGGCGTCGCCGAACCGGTGCGTGAGATCGCTCGCGACCCCGAGCTGGCCTACCGCTACACCGGCAAGGGCAACCTGGTGGCTGTCATTTCCGACGGTACCGCGATCCTCGGCCTGGGCGACCTCGGCCCGCTGGCCTCCAAGCCGGTCATGGAAGGCAAGGGCGTGCTGTTCAAGCGCTTCGCCGGGATCGACGTGTTCGACATCGAGGTCGACTCGGAAAGCCCGCAGGCCTTCATCGACACGGTCAAGCGCATTTCCATCACCTTCGGCGGCATCAACCTGGAAGACATCAAGGCGCCCGAGTGCTTCGAGATCGAGCGCGCGCTGATCGAGCAGTGCGACATTCCGGTATTCCACGATGACCAGCACGGCACCGCGATCGTCACCGCTGCCGGCATGCTCAATGCCCTGGAAATCGCCGGCAAGAACCTCGAGACGGCGAAGATCGTCTGCCTCGGTGCCGGCGCCGCGGCGGTGTCCTGCATGAAGCTGCTGGTGAGCATGGGCGCCCAGGTCGAGAACATCTACATGATCGACCGCAAGGGCGTGATCCATGCCGGCCGCGACGATCTGAACCAGTACAAGGCGGTGTTCGCCACCGAAACCGAGAAACGCACCCTGGCCGATGCCCTCGAGGGTGCGGACGTGTTCGTCGGCCTGTCCGGCGCCAACCTGCTGAGCCAGGAAGACCTCCAGCGCATGGCGGCCAACCCCATCGTGTTCGCCTGCTCCAACCCGGACCCGGAAATCAAGCCGGAGCTGGCCCATGAGGTGCGCAGCGACGTGATCATGGCCACTGGTCGTTCGGACTACCCGAACCAGGTCAACAACGTGTTGGGCTTCCCCTTCATCTTCCGCGGCGCCCTGGACGTGCGCGCCACCCGCATCAATGAGGAAATGAAGATCGCCGCCGCCCTGGCCCTGCGCGACCTGGCCAAGCTGCCGGTGCCGCAGGAAGTCTGCGACGCCTACGGCGGTATCAAGCTGGAGTTCGGCCGCGAGTACATCATTCCGAAGCCGATGGACCCGCGCCTGATCACCCTGGTGTGCGACGCCGTGGCCAAGGCCGCCATCGAGACTGGCGTGGCGACCCAGCCCTACCCGAAGCACTATCCGCTGAAGTCGGTGGATGAGGTGTTCAACGGCTAA